A single genomic interval of Spinacia oleracea cultivar Varoflay chromosome 6, BTI_SOV_V1, whole genome shotgun sequence harbors:
- the LOC130463477 gene encoding uncharacterized protein, which translates to MTSSGNIPIDGTRNDNDVNDGNGNHKYALALEGMQERIEELRKDLIFGDTPGETSDNRMDLMRLIMSDLLQGNRQKPRSEQEECSNMFKKFASHKPPTYDGKPDPTEFEEWISDMEKLFDATQCPEKWKVNYAVFYLKGQANLWWKSVKGIQNEPGFGWEKLTEAMREQFYPYSLQLQMESEFIKLSQGKKNVLEYAVKFNELARFAPDMVTTDRQRMNRFEGGLNIEIRDRLSSSRISTFQELYDRAINVERIIKLREETYGKRKGSFEENQPNNKKQNVNVSYQGGNNGNQNFNKNRGCAKCGRWNHTEKECRIGTRDCFKCGSKDHKIRDCPQIHREQGDRRNDENKGNGGNTSFNRNPPRGATSNGRVFLMQGKDDDANDNDDFASTE; encoded by the coding sequence ATGACTTCAAGCGGAAATATTCCTATTGACGGCACTAGAAACGATAACGATGTTAACGATGGAAATGGTAATCACAAATATGCATTAGCGCTGGAAGGAATGcaagaaagaattgaagaattgcGCAAGGATCTCATTTTCGGGGACACTCCAGGAGAAACAAGCGATAATCGAATGGATTTAATGAGATTGATAATGTCGGACCTTCTGCAAGGAAATCGTCAAAAGCCAAGGTCAGAGCAAGAAGAATGCTCCAACATGTTCAAGAAGTTCGCTTCTCATAAACCCCCTACTTATGATGGCAAGCCAGACCCTACTGAATTTGAAGAATGGATTAGCGATATGGAGAAGTTATTTGACGCAACTCAATGCCCCGAGAAATGGAAGGTCAACTACGCCGTCTTTTACTTGAAAGGACAAGCCAACCTGTGGTGGAAAAGTGTTAAAGGAATCCAAAACGAGCCTGGTTTTGGTTGGGAAAAACTGACGGAAGCTATGCGGGAACAATTTTATCCCTATTCTCTGCAACTGCAAATGGAATCGGAATTTATCAAATTGAGTCAAGGAAAGAAGAATGTTCTGGAATATGCAGTGAAATTCAATGAGCTTGCTCGATTTGCCCCTGACATGGTGACTACTGATAGGCAAAGGATGAATCGATTTGAAGGAGGATTAAACATTGAGATCCGTGATCGTCTTTCGAGTTCTAGAATTTCCACTTTCCAAGAGTTGTACGATCGAGCAATTAACGTCGAAAGAATTATCAAGCTTCGAGAAGAAACATATGGAAAACGAAAAGGGAGCTTCGAAGAAAATCAACCGAACAATAAGAAACAAAATGTCAATGTCAGCTATCAAGGAGGGAATAACGGAAACCAAAACTTCAACAAGAATCGTGGATGCGCCAAGTGTGGAAGATGGAACCATACTGAGAAAGAATGTCGAATTGGTACGCGAGATTGTTTCAAATGTGGTAGCAAAGATCACAAAATCAGAGATTGTCCTCAAATACATCGAGAGCAAGGTGATAGGAGAAACGATGAAAACAAAGGAAATGGTGGCAATACAAGTTTCAATCGTAATCCCCCACGTGGAGCAACTTCGAATGGAAGAGTGTTTTTAATGCAAGGAAAAGACGATGATGCAAATGACAATGACGACTTCGCTAGTACGGAATGA